TCTCTCCTCGAACCCTACGGAACCATTAACCGCATCTTCCTTGCCCCTGAAGACCCAGCCTCACATGCCCGTCGCGTTCGCGCTGGCGGTAACAAGAAGCGATCTTATACCGAAGGATGGGTCGAGTTCACAAAAAAGAAGGACGCCAAGGCTGTATGCGATCTTCTCAACGCGCGCACCATTGGCGGTAAGAAGGGCAGCTACTACCACGACGATTTATGGAATCTTCTATACCTCAAGGGTTTCAAATGGCACAACCTCACAGAGCAAATCGCTGCTGAGAACGCTGAGCGCGCTAGCCGCATGAGAGCCGAGATCAGCAAGTCGACAAAGGAGAACAAGGAGTTTGTCAGGAACGTGGAGAAAGCAAAGATGCTGGACGGCATGGAAGCCAAggcaaaggccaagaagaggaaggcagATGGcgagggagagggagaggacTCGGTGCGACAAGTCAAGAGATCGTTCAAGCAAGTTCCTctggcgaagaagaagacggaagTGGAAGATCAACCAGCCGAGGTGACGAGGGTACTAAGCAAGATTTTCTGATCTGTATAGCCattgtttttcttttttttctttcttttttgcaTTTTTGTCTATAATACCTGAATTTATCAAAAC
This genomic stretch from Fusarium oxysporum f. sp. lycopersici 4287 chromosome 2, whole genome shotgun sequence harbors:
- a CDS encoding pre-rRNA-processing protein ESF2 — encoded protein: MAPETKNDFLDTADSDEENDVGYNSEDDDMKKGGRGAKRRKLDSDDEDDMGSDIERDASDDEGEPAEKDLDKQAKGEKEDDKPEKPKRKSKDTTSTELPDATRTLTKKNLVASEAAIKKSGVVYLSRIPPFMKPAKLRSLLEPYGTINRIFLAPEDPASHARRVRAGGNKKRSYTEGWVEFTKKKDAKAVCDLLNARTIGGKKGSYYHDDLWNLLYLKGFKWHNLTEQIAAENAERASRMRAEISKSTKENKEFVRNVEKAKMLDGMEAKAKAKKRKADGEGEGEDSVRQVKRSFKQVPLAKKKTEVEDQPAEVTRVLSKIF